One Sporomusaceae bacterium ACPt DNA window includes the following coding sequences:
- the rplGA gene encoding putative ribosomal protein YlxQ — MNEQKFMLVLGLAQKAGKVVSGDFAVQGAIKSGKAKLLIIASDASESTKKEYQYQAEYKNIAIYSALSKEQLGSAIGKALRAAVAVTDEGFIKPLIRALKE; from the coding sequence ATGAATGAACAAAAGTTCATGCTAGTTCTGGGGCTGGCTCAAAAAGCCGGTAAAGTAGTATCAGGCGATTTTGCTGTGCAGGGTGCTATAAAATCCGGCAAAGCTAAATTGCTTATTATTGCCAGTGATGCATCGGAAAGTACCAAAAAAGAGTATCAGTATCAGGCAGAATATAAAAATATTGCTATTTACAGCGCATTGTCCAAGGAACAGTTAGGTAGCGCTATCGGCAAAGCATTACGAGCTGCGGTTGCCGTTACTGATGAAGGGTTTATCAAACCGCTTATTAGGGCTCTGAAAGAGTAA